The following are from one region of the Vanessa atalanta chromosome 5, ilVanAtal1.2, whole genome shotgun sequence genome:
- the LOC125064378 gene encoding cuticle protein 7-like, with amino-acid sequence MYTKILYFAGLVSIAVAQFGYDNGHDVAFSSSHISRHDGHAELVGHGHHVDYHTHPKYTFEYKVEDHHTGDMKSQHETRDGDAVKGVYSLHQPDGSERTVHYHGDHHTGFHADVKFDTHHIVPKHY; translated from the exons ATGTATACTAAG ATTTTATACTTTGCTGGTTTAGTTAGTATTGCGGTGGCACAATTTGGTTATGACAACGGACATGACGTAGCATTTTCATCGAGTCATATCTCTCGTCACGATGGCCATGCTGAGTTGGTTGGACACGGTCATCACGTTGACTATCAC ACGCACCCTAAGTATACGTTCGAGTACAAAGTAGAGGATCACCACACGGGCGACATGAAGTCTCAACATGAGACTCGCGACGGTGACGCAGTGAAGGGCGTGTACTCGCTGCACCAACCAGACGGCTCCGAGAGGACCGTGCACTATCACGGTGACCATCACACTGG TTTCCATGCGGATGTGAAATTCGACACGCATCACATCGTTCCAAaacattattaa
- the LOC125064384 gene encoding uncharacterized protein LOC125064384: MSHERLCANKQLYSPLLFIIWPKQKHIFGPKRAGWDLERANFEFWTLGAFWMEASIDQYGEQPSRSENLNIEYLIDTDDDVQQFSERQEIEDQFYMILAKAKQIRNRSARNLNAGDDDNDDIRSCISGSSRSSEMVKLTKTNNVKLPTIQLPKFGGRYEDWLEFRDTFVSLIHENQGIVDIQKFHYLRASLEGGAAQNHVQSMFVIEPLKRESALGHRVHKCKSGSCTKCSLKHNTLLHKEIGSSQHVEPPVDKATALSVQMTEPVLLSTAVVYILGSDNQRHEARAVLDSGSQASFMTQRLLHKLNLHCQKTQISVTGINSTITQVNKRCDTIIFSKVSSFQSNISLFVLPNITNLCNNRVIIKDLRISSQYTLADPHYYNPIDIDLLLGADIFWNLILSNQIRLGKNCPVLQETQLGHIISGPTSGLKHNIYKENTGLITCNFIKNDCTDIQEQLAKFWSLEETPYAFKPAYSMEEKLCEKHFVDNFTRMPDGRFSVAIPLKKPETLLGDSYTRALHCFLSLERRLQKQPKLKELYIDFMTEYEQLGHMSVVPNYPVLDTNNLYFLPHHGVLRENSATTKLRAVFNASAPSTTGVSLNDLQMVGPTIQNDLFSILIRFWHYSYVMTADIEKMYRQVLIHQNQRHLQNIIWRDDPSKELSIFQLNTVTYGTASAPFLAVRCLKQLALECEDNLISEIINNDFYVDDLVTGTQSIDNLIKIRDSICEVLSKGCFNLRKIKSNIPDLRDISSNSNTHVNLGRQNSNNTLGLGWISSSDKLCFSHNILSGSQVTKRSVLSTIGQIFDPLGLLTVFVIKAKILLQNLWLLKISWDEPLPLDVAQKWNKFKSDLHFLNDLHLPRCVVCPDLALIELHTFCDASQEAYGACTFVRSISVDGKIMTRLLCAKSKVAPLKPTTIPRLELCGAIVAARLIQKVLEAFRLPVQRCILWSDSSVVLGWLKTPPSKLKLFVKNRVAEIQELTYTFEWRYVPTYDNPADLLTRGINLASINTLDLWWSGPTFLHELECKWPKNNINYKDDLPEIVAHVASTIAIKNNQLIDFHRFSTLTKINRTMALALRFVYNCKIHDCNQKLSGPLNTQELDNAFNLLLKQSQIESFPEYKLLYNKQALPNKNNLISLSPFLDETGLLRVGGKLKNSKFDYNKRHPVLISCKHPLTKLIFTFEHLRLFHAAPQLLLSSLRQQFWPIGGRNMAKQIAHKCYKCFRMKAQTINPIMGQLPEQRLDPGYPFQTTGVDYCGPLQAADRKGRGSKTIKVYIAVFVCFTTKALHLELVTDLTKETYIAALRRFIARRSKPSIVFSDNGTQFVGAKNEIQNFLKQESLNLAQYMANEGIDFKFVPAYTPHFGGIWEAGVKSVKYHLLRVLGNARLTFLYTVLVQIESILNSRPLSPISSDPNDLTPLTPGHFLVGRPLTALPTSSLINVNPNRLQRWELVEQLRQNFWIRWQKEYVSELQQRTKWKTSKGDLKEGTMVVIKDDALPPLKWSLGRVRRVFPGPDGVNRVADIETTKGLTRRAFNKICPLPINEAVETQDFNVGGHVKDQRGTGEMSAPPRSTDELAH, encoded by the exons ATGAGCCATGAACGCCT TTGTGCCAATAAACAGTTATACAGTCCATTGTTGTTCATCATTTGGCCCAAGCAGAAACATATTTTTGGTCCAAAACGAGCCGGATGGGATCTGGAACGAGCCAACTTTGAGTTCTGGACACTGGGTGCGTTCTGGATGGAAGCAAGCATTGACCAGTACGGCGAGCAGCCCAGCAGGAGCGAGAATCT taatattgaatatttaattgacaCCGATGATGATGTTCAACAGTTCAGTGAGAGGCAGGAAATTGAAGATCAGTTTTACATGATATTAGCCAAAGCAAAGCAAATACGTAATCGCAGCGCACGTAATCTAAATGCCGGGGATGATGATAACGATGATATTCGTTCGTGTATTTCAGGCAGTTCGCGATCTTCAGAAATGGTGAAACTGACGAAgacaaataatgttaaattgccAACGATCCAGCTTCCTAAATTCGGCGGTCGGTACGAGGACTGGCTTGAGTTTCGGGATACATTCGTTTCCCTAATACACGAGAACCAAGGAATAGTTGACATACAAAAGTTTCACTATTTGAGGGCTTCCCTGGAGGGAGGCGCTGCGCAG AACCACGTACAATCTATGTTTGTTATTGAACCCTTGAAGCGTGAATCAGCGTTAG GTCATCGTGTTCATAAATGCAAATCGGGCTCTTGTACTAAATGCTCACTAAAACACAATACACTATTACACAAAGAAATAGGTTCCTCACAACATGTTGAGCCGCCAGTCGACAAAGCCACCGCGCTCTCAGTCCAAATGACAGAGCCAGTATTGCTTTCGACTGCAGTGGTTTACATTCTAGGTAGCGATAATCAACGTCACGAAGCAAGAGCTGTTCTCGACTCAGGGAGCCAAGCATCCTTCATGACTCAAAGATTACTACATAAGTTGAACCTACATTgtcaaaaaacacaaatatcagtAACAGGAATAAATAGTACCATTACGCAAGTAAATAAGCGATGCGACACAATCATATTTTCAAAGGTTTCGTCATTTCAAAGTAAcatatcattatttgttttaccgAATATTACCAATTTATGTAACAACAGAGTAATCATTAAGGATTTACGCATTTCATCACAATACACATTGGCTGATCCACATTATTATAATCCTATTGACATAGATCTATTATTGGGAGCAGACATATTCTGGAATTTAATATTGTCAAATCAAATTCGTTTAGGTAAGAACTGTCCCGTATTGCAAGAAACCCAATTAGGTCACATCATTTCTGGTCCCACTAGTGgacttaaacataatatttacaaagaaaatactGGTCTAATTACatgtaactttataaaaaatgattgtacAGATATTCAAGAACAATTAGCAAAATTTTGGTCACTTGAGGAAACACCCTATGCTTTTAAGCCTGCATATTCAATGGAAGAGAAGTTATGTGAAAAACATTTCGTAGACAACTTCACAAGAATGCCTGATGGTAGATTTTCGGTAGCTATTCCACTTAAAAAACCAGAAACTCTATTAGGAGATTCATATACTCGAGccttacattgttttttatcattagaacGTAGATTACAGAAACaaccaaaattaaaagaattatatatagatttcatGACTGAGTACGAGCAATTAGGTCATATGTCAGTTGTTCCAAATTACCCTGTtttagatacaaataatttatattttctaccaCACCACGGAGTGTTACGCGAAAACAGCGCGACAACAAAATTGAGAGCTGTATTCAATGCAAGTGCGCCATCAACAACAGGTGTATCGTTGAATGATCTTCAGATGGTTGGTCCCACTATACAAAACGATTTATTCTCTATTCTTATTAGGTTTTGGCATTACTCTTACGTCATGACTGCGGACATTGAAAAAATGTACCGTCAAGTACTAATTCATCAAAATCAgagacatttacaaaatataatttggagAGATGACCCTAGTAAAGAACTTAGCATATTTCAACTCAATACCGTTACTTATGGGACTGCATCTGCGCCATTTCTTGCCGTTAGATGCTTAAAACAACTTGCACTTGAATGTGAGGATAATCTTATTTCcgagataattaataatgactttTATGTAGATGACCTAGTTACAGGTACCCAgtcaatagataatttaattaagatcagGGATAGCATATGTGAAGTTTTATCAAAAGGTTGTTTCAATTTAcgcaaaattaaatcaaatataccaGATCTACGCGATATAAGCTCAAATTCAAATACGCATGTTAATTTAGGCcgacaaaattctaataatacgCTAGGGCTAGGTTGGATATCATCCTcagataaattgtgtttttctcataatattttatcaggaAGTCAGGTCACGAAGCGATCAGTTTTGTCCACAATTGGACAAATATTTGATCCTCTCGGACTTCTTACAGTTTTTGTCATCAAGGCTAAAATACTTCTCCAAAATCTTTGGCTTTTGAAGATATCTTGGGATGAGCCTTTGCCGTTAGATGTTGCacaaaaatggaataaatttaaatcagatcTCCATTTCTTAAACGACTTACATTTACCTCGTTGCGTTGTTTGTCCTGATTTGGCGCTTAttgaattacatacattttgtgATGCATCGCAGGAAGCTTACGGAGCATGTACATTCGTAAGAAGTATTTCAGTCGATGGCAAGATCATGACACGGTTACTATGCGCAAAAAGTAAAGTCGCACCGTTAAAACCAACTACAATTCCTCGCCTGGAATTATGTGGCGCGATTGTAGCAGCACGTttaatacaaaaagtattagAAGCATTTAGGTTACCTGTGCAAAGATGCATTCTTTGGAGTGATTCATCTGTCGTTCTAGGTTGGCTGAAAACACCTCCatctaaattaaagttatttgttaagaATCGTGTTGCTGAAATACAAGAACTTACTTACACTTTTGAATGGCGTTATGTTCCAACTTATGACAACCCTGCTGACCTGCTAACAAGGGGTATAAACTTGGCATCAATAAATACCTTGGATTTGTGGTGGTCAGGTCCAACATTTTTGCACGAGTTGGAATGTAAATGgcctaaaaataacataaattacaaagatGACCTACCTGAAATTGTAGCTCATGTTGCATCAacaattgcaatcaagaataatCAGCTTATTGATTTTCACAGATTTTCaacattaactaaaattaatcgTACAATGGCTTTGGCATTAAGATTTGTTTACAATTGTAAAATTCATGATTGCAACCAGAAATTATCTGGACCATTGAATACACAAGAATTAGATAAcgcatttaatttactattaaaacaatCACAAATTGAATCGTTTCCCGAATACAAACTTTTGTACAATAAACAAGCtttacctaataaaaataatcttatttcccTGTCACCGTTTCTTGATGAAACAGGTCTACTAAGGGTAGGTggcaaattaaaaaattcaaaatttgacTATAATAAAAGACATCCAGTATTAATTTCATGCAAACATCCTTTGACAAAactaatttttacttttgaacATTTAAGATTGTTTCACGCAGCACCACAACTtcttttatcatctttaaggCAACAATTTTGGCCTATAGGTGGTCGCAATATGGCTAAACAGATCGCACACAAATGCTACAAGTGTTTCAGAATGAAAGCTCAAACGATTAACCCTATCATGGGTCAGTTGCCGGAGCAGCGACTCGACCCAGGTTACCCGTTTCAAACAACAGGCGTAGATTACTGCGGTCCTTTACAAGCTGCCGATAGGAAAGGACGTGGATCTAAAACTATCAAGGTGTATATTGCTGTCTTTGTCTGTTTCACTACAAAGGCATTACATTTAGAATTGGTTACCGATTTAACAAAGGAAACGTATATTGCTGCGTTACGTAGGTTCATTGCTCGGCGATCCAAGCCCTCCATTGTATTTTCTGATAATGGTACACAATTTGTTGGGGCTAAAAATGAAATTCAGAATTTCTTAAAACAAGAATCTCTAAATTTAGCTCAGTATATGGCAAACGAAGGCATAGACTTTAAGTTCGTACCCGCCTATACTCCTCATTTTGGAGGCATATGGGAGGCGGGCGTTAAATCTGTTAAATACCATCTATTGAGAGTATTAGGAAACGCtcgtttaacatttttatatacagttttaGTTCAAATAGAATCAATATTGAATTCTCGTCCTCTATCACCAATTTCCTCAGATCCTAACGACCTTACTCCTCTCACTCCTGGTCATTTTCTAGTTGGACGTCCTTTAACAGCGCTGCCTACATCTAGCCTAATCAACGTAAATCCCAATAGACTACAACGTTGGGAACTAGTAGAACAGCTACGTCAGAATTTTTGGATACGCTGGCAGAAGGAGTACGTGTCTGAACTTCAACAAAGGACCAAGTGGAAGACTTCTAAGGGCGATCTGAAGGAAGGGACAATGGTCGTGATCAAGGATGATGCACTGCCTCCGTTGAAATGGAGCCTTGGACGAGTTCGTCGAGTGTTCCCAGGTCCTGACGGAGTTAATCGTGTTGCAGACATAGAAACCACTAAAGGCCTGACAAGACgagcattcaataaaatttgtccACTACCAATCAATGAGGCTGTTGAAACCCAAGATTTCAACGTCGGGGGGCATGTTAAGGATCAGCGCGGGACGGGGGAGATGAGCGCCCCACCGCGGTCGACAGACGAGCTAGCTCATTAG